In Aureibaculum algae, the following are encoded in one genomic region:
- a CDS encoding TonB-dependent receptor domain-containing protein — protein MNKYFALAFSFLFVTFIGAQTVVSGTVTDSNGDPVPGANIIVVGSTIGTATDFDGLYTLKVDQSPPFSIQASFLGLESVTAEVTMATQTLDFMLNESNQLDEVVISASRTPERILESPVTIERMDARDIKNTSSESFYNGLENLKGVDVSTSSLTFKSINTRGFATFANTRFMQLVDGMDNSSPALNFALGNLLGMSELDISTVELLPGASSALYGANAFNGVLFMTSKSPFDDAGISTYFKTGLTMQDAAGDNPYYDLGIRAAYKFSEKFAAKATLSYLQGTEWYATDYNQYIDAGAGNPDDIISNVGNATSFDQANIYGDEVAVPIDFEAAALGAGFPASVASALGQQTISRTGYKESDLTDYEAESIKASFAFHYRPFANDLEMIYNAKFGIGNTIYQGANRYNINNFFMQQHKIEIRNDNFFIRGYVTDEDAGDSYDMKFAGINMNKANANQWFGAYAQTFLGAIAQGSTQDAAHAGARQFADANVTLQPGTPEFKAQLDAITSDPDLNTGARFQDQTKLYHADGNYNFHKAIDFAEIQIGGSYRQYVLNSNGTIFTDYDGPIHYDEYGAYMQVQKKLIDDRLKLTGSVRYDKAQNFDGNISPRISISYSLGEGKTRNLRFSYQTGFRNPTTQDQYIGLDAGQAILIGSAPDNLDRYTSKPLDNSPTAQFLGFPATVELSGRAAYENAFTLASLQAFGASAAQGTPNPALLEVADFAYVKPERVQAFELGYRAGFGKLMLDASAYYNIYQDFIGNKTVVSPHYGSVNLASDITNLPPELGGPIPTALIAIGNGDYQPFQVYTNSEADISSYGATIGINTKVFSTFDFGINYTFAKFDFDQDTDPDYEAGFNTPEHKVKVGFGNTSLFKNFGFKVDYRWSDEYLWESSFADAIIDARSVVDAQINYSVPRMKSTFKLGGTNIGGKEFRAAPGTGSLGSMYYVSWVINL, from the coding sequence ATGAATAAGTATTTTGCTCTTGCATTTTCTTTCTTGTTTGTCACTTTTATTGGGGCCCAAACTGTGGTTTCAGGTACAGTAACAGATTCTAACGGAGACCCCGTTCCGGGTGCTAATATTATTGTAGTAGGTTCTACTATTGGAACAGCTACTGATTTTGATGGTCTATACACTTTAAAGGTAGATCAATCACCACCATTTTCTATTCAAGCTAGTTTTTTAGGTTTAGAGTCAGTCACAGCTGAAGTTACCATGGCAACTCAGACGTTAGATTTTATGCTTAATGAAAGTAATCAACTTGACGAAGTTGTTATTTCTGCCTCTAGAACACCAGAGCGTATTCTTGAATCTCCAGTTACCATTGAACGTATGGATGCTAGAGATATTAAAAACACATCTTCAGAAAGTTTTTATAATGGATTAGAAAATCTGAAAGGTGTAGATGTTAGTACGAGTAGTTTAACTTTTAAGTCTATTAATACTAGAGGTTTTGCTACATTCGCTAATACTCGTTTTATGCAGCTGGTAGATGGAATGGATAACTCTTCACCTGCTTTAAATTTTGCCTTAGGTAACTTACTTGGTATGTCTGAATTAGACATCAGTACTGTTGAGTTATTACCAGGAGCATCTTCTGCCTTATATGGTGCAAATGCTTTTAATGGTGTGCTTTTTATGACAAGTAAAAGTCCTTTTGATGATGCCGGTATAAGTACTTATTTTAAAACGGGACTTACCATGCAAGATGCTGCCGGAGATAATCCTTATTATGATCTTGGAATTAGAGCCGCATATAAATTTAGTGAAAAGTTTGCTGCTAAGGCAACATTATCTTATTTACAAGGTACTGAATGGTATGCTACTGATTATAATCAATATATTGATGCCGGAGCTGGTAATCCGGATGATATAATTTCAAATGTTGGGAATGCTACATCATTTGATCAAGCAAATATTTATGGAGATGAAGTTGCGGTACCAATTGATTTTGAAGCTGCTGCTTTGGGAGCAGGTTTTCCTGCTTCAGTTGCGTCTGCTTTAGGTCAGCAAACTATCTCTAGAACTGGTTATAAAGAATCAGACTTAACCGATTACGAAGCGGAAAGTATTAAGGCTAGTTTTGCTTTCCATTACAGGCCTTTTGCAAATGATTTAGAAATGATCTATAATGCAAAATTCGGAATAGGAAACACTATCTATCAAGGTGCGAACAGATACAATATCAATAATTTCTTTATGCAACAACATAAAATTGAAATTAGAAATGATAACTTTTTTATTAGAGGTTACGTTACTGATGAAGATGCTGGAGATTCTTATGATATGAAGTTTGCGGGTATTAATATGAACAAAGCAAATGCAAATCAATGGTTTGGTGCTTATGCTCAAACGTTTTTAGGTGCTATTGCACAGGGGTCAACACAAGATGCTGCACATGCAGGTGCTAGACAGTTTGCTGATGCCAATGTTACTTTGCAACCTGGAACTCCTGAGTTTAAAGCTCAATTAGATGCTATTACTTCAGATCCAGATTTAAATACTGGAGCCAGATTTCAAGATCAAACAAAATTGTATCATGCAGATGGAAATTATAATTTTCATAAAGCAATTGATTTTGCTGAAATACAAATTGGTGGTTCATACAGACAATATGTTTTGAATTCTAATGGTACTATATTTACTGATTATGATGGTCCAATTCATTATGACGAATATGGAGCTTATATGCAAGTACAAAAAAAGTTAATTGATGATAGGTTGAAACTTACAGGATCAGTTAGATATGACAAAGCACAAAACTTTGATGGAAATATTTCTCCAAGAATTTCTATTTCTTACTCATTAGGTGAGGGTAAAACGAGGAATTTAAGATTTTCATATCAAACAGGATTTAGAAACCCAACTACACAAGATCAATACATTGGTTTAGATGCGGGTCAGGCAATTTTAATTGGTTCTGCTCCTGATAATCTAGATAGATATACTTCTAAACCATTAGATAATAGTCCAACAGCTCAATTCTTAGGCTTTCCTGCAACAGTTGAATTATCAGGAAGGGCTGCATATGAAAACGCATTTACATTAGCGTCGTTACAAGCTTTTGGAGCAAGTGCAGCTCAAGGTACACCTAATCCAGCCTTATTAGAGGTTGCTGATTTTGCTTATGTAAAACCAGAAAGAGTTCAAGCTTTTGAATTAGGTTATAGAGCTGGTTTTGGTAAGTTAATGTTAGATGCTAGTGCTTATTATAATATATATCAAGACTTTATCGGTAATAAAACAGTAGTTTCACCTCATTACGGAAGTGTGAACTTAGCTTCAGACATTACCAATTTACCACCTGAATTAGGAGGTCCGATTCCAACTGCTTTAATAGCTATTGGTAACGGAGATTACCAACCCTTTCAAGTGTATACGAATTCAGAAGCAGATATTTCATCATATGGTGCTACTATAGGAATCAATACTAAAGTGTTTAGTACTTTTGATTTTGGTATTAACTATACGTTTGCTAAATTTGATTTTGATCAAGATACAGATCCTGATTATGAAGCTGGATTTAATACTCCTGAGCATAAGGTGAAAGTTGGTTTTGGAAATACGAGTCTATTTAAAAACTTTGGTTTTAAAGTTGACTATAGATGGAGTGATGAGTATTTATGGGAATCATCTTTTGCAGATGCTATTATAGATGCTAGAAGCGTTGTAGATGCTCAAATTAACTATTCTGTTCCTCGTATGAAATCAACATTTAAATTAGGTGGAACTAATATTGGAGGAAAAGAATTTAGAGCTGCTCCTGGTACAGGATCACTAGGTTCTATGTATTATGTTTCTTGGGTAATTAATTTGTAA
- a CDS encoding zinc-dependent metalloprotease, whose translation MSKKNFDYFLSVAIILLVCVDGFSQEKEFWSKVSAIDKTEQFIDAKTESTKFELFSLDLEKLKKTLQFNTKSNKVTQTVTFPDAEGNLIKFNVKESSILDAELAKKFPAIKSYRGHAVDDKSTSVHFTTSSLGMYAMILSPEKGTMYIDPYTKNRKKYSVYYKKDVINDTSFECSAIEDEITKVKSVVKKSSSSDLKLRTFRLAIAATEEYSTFHVDAAGVGIGSTRMDSISAVLSAIVVTMNRVNPIFERDVALTMQLVANNDQIIYLETDPGTDPYTNDNGSAMLIQNQNNLNSSIGSANYDIGHVFSTGGGGVANLASVCDTDKAKGVTGSSLPVGNSFDIDYVAHEMGHQFGANHTFNGTAGNCANGNRNNATAVEPGSGSTLMGYAGICGPQQNIQSNSDSYFNIVSINEIYDNLINGVSQCAAVSNFVFNLNVPTVNAGSDYVIPKSTPFVLRGQGADLDGDALTYDWEQIDNEVSGISIPPTSTQTVGAIFRSFPPTLEEDRYFPNIQTIASTSTSTWEVLPSVSRTMEFALTVRDNVVGEGKAVSDNTTITVNDVAGPFLVTSQNTTGVSWTENDSEIITWDVAGTDGNGINESHVNILLSLDGGLTFPTVLVANTPNDGSESIIVPNTPSPNVRIMVQAVANIFFAVNNENISIGSFQTSCTTFQSINIPKTIPDANTAGVVSTINVPSNFLVSDVNVSLNISHSWLWDLQIFLKAPNGTEILIYDRTCGSSGQQRQSINATFDDEAISFACNNASPAISGITKSENLLSAFNGISSIGTWQLKVVDNSHGDVGVLNDWSIELCQTNQTVSVDDYDFYDFIIYPNPFNNQIQLSFQTNSFDDVLISLYDIYGRQVLTRNYTNQTTTFNKSLEFKHISSGVYVLKIQKGKFETSKKIIKY comes from the coding sequence ATGTCTAAGAAAAATTTCGATTATTTCCTTTCTGTAGCAATTATATTGCTGGTTTGCGTTGATGGATTCTCTCAAGAAAAGGAGTTTTGGTCAAAAGTTTCAGCAATAGATAAAACGGAACAATTCATTGATGCCAAAACTGAATCAACGAAATTCGAACTTTTTTCCTTAGATCTTGAAAAGTTGAAAAAGACACTTCAGTTTAATACAAAATCTAATAAAGTAACTCAAACTGTTACGTTTCCAGATGCAGAAGGAAATCTTATTAAATTTAACGTTAAAGAAAGTTCAATCTTAGATGCCGAACTAGCTAAGAAATTTCCAGCTATAAAGTCATATCGCGGACATGCAGTTGATGATAAATCTACAAGTGTACACTTTACAACCAGTTCATTAGGTATGTATGCTATGATCTTGTCACCGGAAAAAGGAACAATGTATATTGATCCTTATACTAAAAATAGAAAGAAATATAGTGTATACTATAAAAAGGATGTTATCAACGATACGTCATTTGAGTGTTCAGCAATTGAAGACGAAATTACTAAAGTTAAGAGTGTTGTTAAAAAAAGTTCATCATCCGATTTAAAACTACGAACTTTTAGATTAGCAATTGCAGCCACTGAAGAATATTCGACTTTTCATGTTGATGCTGCTGGAGTTGGTATTGGAAGTACAAGGATGGATTCTATTAGTGCTGTGCTTTCTGCCATAGTAGTAACCATGAATAGAGTAAACCCAATTTTTGAACGTGATGTGGCTTTAACCATGCAGTTAGTGGCTAATAATGATCAGATTATTTATTTAGAGACCGATCCAGGAACTGATCCTTATACCAATGATAACGGTTCAGCCATGTTAATTCAAAACCAAAATAATTTAAATAGTAGTATCGGTTCTGCCAATTATGATATAGGGCATGTTTTTAGCACGGGAGGTGGTGGTGTTGCCAATCTCGCTTCGGTTTGTGATACTGATAAAGCGAAAGGCGTAACAGGTTCTAGTCTCCCTGTGGGTAATAGTTTTGATATTGATTATGTAGCTCATGAAATGGGCCATCAATTTGGTGCAAACCATACTTTTAATGGTACTGCAGGTAATTGTGCAAATGGAAATAGAAATAATGCCACTGCCGTAGAGCCAGGAAGTGGATCTACTTTAATGGGATATGCTGGTATATGCGGTCCTCAACAAAATATTCAAAGCAATAGTGATAGTTACTTTAATATTGTGAGTATTAATGAAATATATGATAACTTAATTAACGGGGTGTCACAATGTGCGGCTGTTTCTAATTTTGTGTTTAATTTGAATGTACCAACCGTAAATGCAGGTAGTGATTATGTTATTCCAAAATCTACACCTTTTGTTTTAAGAGGTCAAGGAGCAGATTTAGATGGTGATGCTTTGACTTATGATTGGGAGCAGATTGATAACGAAGTTAGTGGAATTTCAATTCCGCCAACGTCTACACAAACCGTTGGGGCAATATTTCGTTCGTTTCCACCAACTCTAGAGGAAGATAGGTATTTCCCGAATATACAAACTATAGCATCTACTAGCACTTCTACTTGGGAAGTTTTACCAAGTGTTTCAAGGACTATGGAATTTGCATTAACGGTTAGAGATAATGTTGTTGGAGAAGGTAAGGCCGTTTCAGATAATACTACAATTACTGTAAATGATGTTGCCGGCCCATTTCTTGTCACTTCACAAAATACAACAGGGGTTTCTTGGACTGAAAATGATAGTGAAATTATTACTTGGGATGTTGCTGGTACAGATGGTAATGGAATAAATGAAAGTCACGTTAATATTTTATTATCCTTAGATGGTGGCCTCACCTTTCCAACAGTGTTGGTTGCCAATACTCCTAATGATGGTAGTGAAAGTATTATTGTTCCAAACACACCATCACCTAATGTTAGAATAATGGTGCAGGCCGTAGCTAATATTTTCTTTGCGGTTAATAATGAAAATATTTCTATTGGGTCTTTTCAAACTTCTTGTACAACATTTCAATCGATTAATATTCCAAAGACGATTCCTGATGCAAATACAGCGGGAGTGGTTTCTACAATAAATGTACCTAGTAATTTTTTGGTTTCCGATGTCAATGTATCTTTAAATATTTCGCATTCATGGTTGTGGGATTTACAGATTTTTTTAAAAGCACCTAATGGAACAGAGATTTTGATTTATGATAGAACTTGCGGTTCTTCAGGGCAGCAAAGGCAGAGTATTAATGCTACTTTTGATGATGAGGCAATTTCATTTGCGTGTAATAATGCTTCACCAGCAATTTCTGGAATTACGAAGTCGGAAAATTTATTATCTGCCTTTAATGGAATATCATCAATAGGAACATGGCAGTTAAAAGTTGTAGATAATTCTCATGGAGATGTTGGTGTGCTAAATGACTGGTCTATAGAATTATGTCAAACAAATCAAACGGTCAGTGTTGATGATTATGACTTTTATGATTTTATTATTTATCCAAATCCTTTTAATAATCAAATACAATTATCGTTTCAGACAAATTCTTTTGATGATGTGTTAATTTCATTATATGACATTTATGGTAGACAAGTTTTAACAAGAAATTATACAAATCAAACTACGACTTTTAATAAGTCTCTAGAATTCAAACATATATCTTCAGGTGTTTATGTTTTAAAAATCCAAAAAGGAAAATTTGAAACTTCAAAAAAAATCATAAAGTATTGA
- a CDS encoding bifunctional riboflavin kinase/FAD synthetase has translation MKIYHSIKEFTGKEKSSIITIGTFDGVHIGHQEIIKNLVKQSLEVDNNSVILTFFPHPRMVLQQGTDLKLLTTLPEKIALLEKTGLNNLVIEPFTKEFSRLTAIDFVKNILIKRLKLKKLVIGYDHHFGRNREGNFKQLEEYGSLYGFKVEEIPAQDIKNISVSSTKIRQALLDGDIQKANNFLGYEYLLTGKVVHGKGLGNKHNYPTINIHIEESYKLIPKPGVYIVKTTINNQHLFGIMNIGFRPTVNGKHETIEVHLLDFNADLYGETISISIAHRLRDEQKFDSLEELFAQIKQDEKSARTLIESSEISFRKKKF, from the coding sequence GTGAAAATATATCATTCCATAAAAGAATTTACCGGAAAAGAAAAAAGCTCAATTATAACTATTGGGACATTTGACGGTGTTCATATTGGACATCAAGAGATTATCAAAAATCTGGTTAAACAAAGTTTAGAAGTTGACAACAATTCTGTTATTCTTACTTTTTTCCCACACCCTAGAATGGTCTTGCAACAAGGTACAGATTTAAAGCTATTAACTACATTACCCGAAAAAATAGCCTTATTAGAAAAAACAGGATTAAACAATTTAGTTATTGAACCTTTTACAAAAGAATTTTCCAGATTAACGGCAATAGACTTTGTGAAAAACATCTTAATTAAACGGTTAAAGCTTAAAAAATTAGTGATTGGCTACGATCATCATTTTGGCAGGAACAGGGAAGGGAATTTTAAGCAATTAGAAGAGTACGGCTCTCTTTATGGGTTTAAAGTAGAAGAAATTCCAGCACAGGACATAAAAAATATATCCGTTAGCTCAACTAAAATTCGCCAAGCATTATTAGATGGCGATATTCAAAAAGCTAATAATTTCTTGGGCTATGAATATTTACTCACAGGAAAAGTTGTTCATGGTAAAGGTTTAGGCAATAAACACAACTACCCAACCATTAACATACATATAGAAGAGTCTTACAAATTAATACCCAAACCTGGTGTTTACATTGTAAAAACCACAATAAATAATCAACATTTATTTGGAATTATGAATATTGGCTTTCGCCCAACAGTTAATGGAAAGCATGAAACCATAGAAGTACATTTACTAGATTTCAATGCTGATTTGTATGGTGAAACCATTTCAATTTCAATTGCACACCGTTTACGAGACGAACAGAAATTTGATTCTTTAGAAGAATTATTTGCACAAATTAAACAAGATGAAAAATCTGCTAGAACATTGATTGAAAGTAGTGAGATTTCATTTCGTAAAAAGAAGTTTTAA